The following coding sequences are from one Campylobacter sp. RM16187 window:
- the rpmC gene encoding 50S ribosomal protein L29, with the protein MKYTELKEKSVAELNALLKEKKVLLFTLRQKLKTMQLSNPNEIRAVKKEIAQINTAISASK; encoded by the coding sequence ATGAAATATACTGAGTTAAAAGAAAAAAGCGTTGCAGAATTAAACGCGTTATTGAAAGAGAAAAAGGTGCTTTTATTTACATTAAGACAAAAGCTAAAAACTATGCAGCTAAGCAACCCTAACGAGATTCGTGCAGTTAAAAAAGAGATTGCACAAATCAACACTGCAATTAGCGCTTCAAAGTAA
- the rpsQ gene encoding 30S ribosomal protein S17: MAFKREIQGVVLQKAGDKTATILVERRVMHPRYHKFVKRFKKYMIHDEKNETQAGDTVVAVECRPLSARKSFRLKAVLAKGVE, encoded by the coding sequence ATGGCATTTAAAAGAGAAATTCAAGGTGTAGTTTTGCAAAAAGCTGGAGATAAAACAGCTACGATTTTGGTTGAAAGACGTGTTATGCACCCAAGATACCACAAATTTGTAAAACGCTTTAAGAAATATATGATTCACGATGAAAAAAATGAAACACAAGCCGGCGATACTGTTGTTGCTGTTGAGTGCAGACCGCTTTCAGCACGCAAAAGCTTCCGCCTAAAAGCTGTTTTAGCAAAGGGAGTTGAGTAA
- the rplN gene encoding 50S ribosomal protein L14 encodes MIQSFTRLVVADNSGAKELMCIKVLGGSKRRYATLGDVIVCSVKKALPNGKIKKGQVVKAVVVRTKKEVQRENGSLIRFDENAAVILDNKREPVGTRIFGPVGREVRYANFMKIVSLAPEVL; translated from the coding sequence ATGATACAATCTTTTACAAGACTTGTAGTTGCTGATAACAGCGGTGCAAAAGAGTTAATGTGTATAAAAGTTTTAGGCGGTAGCAAAAGAAGATATGCAACACTTGGCGACGTTATAGTTTGCTCGGTTAAAAAAGCGCTTCCAAACGGCAAGATCAAAAAAGGTCAAGTTGTAAAAGCTGTTGTTGTTAGAACTAAAAAAGAGGTTCAAAGAGAAAACGGATCTTTGATTAGATTTGACGAAAACGCAGCCGTAATCCTTGATAACAAAAGAGAGCCGGTTGGAACTCGTATCTTTGGACCGGTTGGTCGTGAAGTTAGATATGCAAACTTCATGAAAATTGTTTCACTTGCACCGGAGGTGTTATAA
- the rplX gene encoding 50S ribosomal protein L24 has protein sequence MANIKFKIKKGDNVKIIAGDDKGKTGKVLSVLAKKGQVIVEGCKVAKKAIKPSEKTPNGGFINKEMPIDISNVAKVEG, from the coding sequence ATGGCTAATATCAAATTTAAGATTAAAAAAGGCGATAATGTAAAGATTATTGCCGGAGATGATAAAGGTAAAACAGGAAAAGTTTTATCAGTATTAGCAAAAAAAGGACAGGTTATCGTTGAGGGCTGCAAAGTAGCTAAAAAGGCTATCAAACCAAGCGAAAAAACTCCAAACGGTGGCTTTATAAATAAAGAGATGCCGATTGATATTTCAAATGTGGCAAAAGTTGAGGGTTAA
- the rplE gene encoding 50S ribosomal protein L5 — protein sequence MSRLKVKYNEVVKPGLAKEFDIKNPMLIPAIEKIVISVGAGEGAKDQKLLQNMADTISLIAGQKAVVTDAKKSVAGFKVREGFPVGIKVTLRKEQMYAFLDKLISVALPRVKDFRGLPKDGFDGRGNYNFGLDEQLMFPEVEYDKIMRTHGMNIVIVTTTDSDKEAFKLLELFGLPFAKGK from the coding sequence ATGAGTAGATTAAAAGTTAAATACAATGAAGTTGTTAAACCGGGTTTAGCAAAAGAATTTGATATCAAAAACCCAATGCTTATCCCTGCAATTGAAAAGATCGTTATCAGTGTTGGCGCTGGCGAAGGTGCGAAAGATCAAAAGCTTCTTCAAAATATGGCCGATACTATTTCGCTTATCGCCGGACAAAAAGCGGTTGTAACTGATGCTAAAAAATCAGTTGCAGGCTTTAAAGTTCGCGAAGGCTTTCCTGTAGGTATCAAAGTAACTCTTAGAAAAGAGCAAATGTATGCGTTTTTAGATAAGCTAATAAGCGTTGCACTTCCAAGAGTTAAGGACTTCAGAGGTCTTCCAAAAGACGGATTTGACGGACGCGGTAACTATAACTTTGGTCTTGATGAGCAACTAATGTTCCCTGAGGTTGAGTATGATAAGATCATGCGCACTCACGGTATGAATATCGTAATTGTTACAACAACAGATAGCGACAAAGAGGCATTCAAATTGCTTGAGCTTTTTGGTTTGCCATTTGCAAAAGGAAAGTAA
- a CDS encoding type Z 30S ribosomal protein S14, whose product MAKKSMIAKAARTPKFKVRGYTRCQICGRPHSVYKDFGICRVCLRKMANEGLIPGLKKASW is encoded by the coding sequence ATGGCAAAAAAATCAATGATAGCAAAGGCAGCTCGCACTCCTAAATTTAAGGTACGCGGTTATACAAGATGCCAAATTTGTGGTAGACCACACTCTGTTTATAAAGATTTTGGAATTTGCCGAGTATGCCTAAGAAAAATGGCTAATGAGGGATTGATTCCTGGTCTTAAAAAAGCAAGCTGGTAA
- the rpsH gene encoding 30S ribosomal protein S8 — protein MLNDLISDGLTRIRNASMRKLETTKLLHSNVVEATLAILATKGYIESYNVVEEDKKKFINVVLKYDERGNSVINELKRVSKPGRRVYKGKDEIKRFKNGYGTIIVSTSKGVLSNEDAHKAGVGGEILCTIW, from the coding sequence ATGTTGAATGATTTAATATCAGATGGACTAACACGCATCAGAAACGCCTCTATGAGAAAGCTTGAGACTACAAAGCTGCTTCACTCAAACGTTGTTGAGGCTACTTTGGCGATCTTGGCTACTAAAGGCTACATAGAAAGCTATAATGTAGTTGAAGAGGACAAAAAGAAATTTATAAACGTTGTTTTAAAGTATGATGAGCGTGGAAATAGCGTTATAAACGAACTTAAAAGAGTTTCAAAGCCGGGTCGTCGCGTCTATAAAGGCAAGGATGAGATCAAGAGATTTAAAAACGGTTACGGAACAATTATCGTTAGCACAAGCAAAGGCGTTTTAAGCAACGAAGACGCTCACAAAGCCGGTGTTGGCGGCGAAATTCTTTGTACTATATGGTAA
- the rplF gene encoding 50S ribosomal protein L6: MSRIGKQPIAIPSGLDVSVEGNLLKFKKGNNTKELDTKGHVDVKVENGSIAFSPKGEDRQSRAYWGTYRALANNIVTGLTEGFVRKLEINGVGYKAAAKGSVLELTLGFSHPINHEVPKGVEVSVEKNVITIKGDDKQVVGQIAAQVRGYRPPEPYKGKGIKYAEERIIRKAGKTSKK; the protein is encoded by the coding sequence ATGTCACGTATAGGTAAGCAGCCGATAGCTATTCCAAGCGGATTAGATGTCAGCGTAGAAGGAAATTTGCTTAAATTTAAAAAAGGCAATAATACAAAAGAACTTGACACAAAAGGTCATGTTGATGTTAAGGTAGAAAACGGCTCAATCGCATTTTCTCCTAAGGGCGAAGATAGACAAAGTAGAGCATACTGGGGCACATATAGAGCGCTAGCTAACAATATCGTTACAGGTCTTACGGAGGGCTTCGTTCGCAAGCTTGAGATCAACGGCGTAGGTTATAAAGCTGCAGCTAAAGGAAGTGTGCTTGAGCTAACTCTTGGATTTTCTCACCCGATCAACCACGAAGTACCAAAAGGTGTTGAAGTAAGCGTAGAAAAAAACGTCATCACTATTAAAGGCGATGATAAGCAAGTTGTAGGACAAATCGCAGCTCAAGTTAGAGGATATCGCCCACCAGAGCCATACAAAGGCAAGGGTATAAAATATGCTGAAGAGCGCATTATCCGCAAAGCCGGTAAAACATCTAAGAAGTAA
- the rplR gene encoding 50S ribosomal protein L18 has product MTANVLKRKLALRIKRKRRIRAKISGTALKPRVSIFKSNRTLYVQAIEDVTATTIAAADGRKLGIKANKEGAVVLAKEFAKTLKAKGVEEALFDRNGYLYHGVVAAFADALRENGIKL; this is encoded by the coding sequence ATGACAGCAAATGTATTAAAAAGAAAACTCGCTCTTAGAATAAAGAGAAAGAGAAGAATTAGAGCTAAAATTTCTGGCACTGCCTTAAAACCAAGAGTTTCTATTTTCAAATCAAACAGAACACTTTATGTTCAGGCTATAGAAGATGTTACAGCAACTACTATCGCAGCGGCTGACGGAAGAAAACTTGGTATAAAAGCCAACAAAGAGGGCGCTGTAGTTTTAGCAAAAGAATTTGCAAAAACACTTAAAGCAAAAGGCGTAGAGGAAGCTTTATTTGATAGAAACGGCTATTTGTATCACGGCGTTGTAGCGGCTTTTGCTGACGCTTTAAGAGAAAATGGCATCAAACTATAA
- the rpsE gene encoding 30S ribosomal protein S5 → MEKYNREEFEEVIVDIGRVTKVVKGGRRFRFTALIVVGNRNGLVGFGFGKAKEVPDAIRKAVDDAFKNIINVKLKGSTIPHDIEVKYNASKILLRPASEGTGVIAGGSTRPILELAGIKDILTKSLGSNNSANVVRATIKALSMLKS, encoded by the coding sequence ATGGAAAAATATAATAGAGAAGAATTTGAAGAAGTAATCGTCGATATCGGTCGGGTTACAAAGGTTGTTAAAGGTGGTCGAAGATTTAGATTTACAGCTCTTATAGTAGTTGGAAATAGAAACGGACTTGTAGGCTTTGGCTTTGGTAAAGCTAAAGAGGTTCCTGATGCGATTAGAAAAGCGGTTGACGATGCGTTTAAAAACATTATCAACGTTAAGCTTAAAGGCTCGACTATTCCTCACGATATAGAGGTTAAATACAATGCAAGTAAAATTCTACTTCGCCCGGCAAGCGAAGGTACAGGTGTTATAGCCGGCGGCTCAACTCGCCCTATTCTAGAGCTTGCAGGTATCAAGGATATCTTGACAAAATCACTTGGCTCAAACAACTCTGCAAACGTTGTTCGTGCTACAATCAAAGCATTAAGTATGCTTAAAAGCTAA
- the rplO gene encoding 50S ribosomal protein L15 — protein sequence MGLEKLTPATGSTRETKRLGRGQGSGQGKTAGKGHKGQRARKGYNEKRGFEGGQQPLQRRLPKVGFASKFEKPYVINVEKITVVKELGEITIASIATVHKISRSVTKIKLIGASAKTLVSKIKDENVIVSGRA from the coding sequence ATGGGACTTGAAAAATTAACTCCTGCTACCGGTTCAACTCGTGAAACTAAGAGATTAGGACGCGGTCAAGGTAGCGGTCAAGGTAAAACTGCAGGCAAAGGACATAAGGGTCAAAGAGCTAGAAAAGGCTACAATGAAAAGAGAGGTTTTGAAGGTGGACAACAACCGCTTCAAAGACGTCTTCCTAAGGTAGGCTTTGCTTCTAAATTTGAAAAACCTTATGTTATCAACGTTGAGAAAATTACAGTGGTAAAAGAGCTTGGCGAAATTACAATCGCTTCAATCGCTACTGTTCATAAAATTTCAAGAAGCGTTACAAAAATAAAACTAATTGGAGCGAGTGCAAAAACTCTTGTTTCAAAGATCAAAGACGAGAACGTTATCGTTAGCGGACGTGCATAA
- the secY gene encoding preprotein translocase subunit SecY translates to MNKTLTNKILITLAFLFAYRILAYVPVPGVNADVIKEFFDSNSSNALGLFNMFSGKAAERLSIISLGIMPYITASIVMELLAATFPNLGKMKKDRDGMQKYMQIIRYATIGITVVQAIGVSIGLQGLSGRGGEQAIMLDMNLFIAIAAASMLAGTMMLMWIGEQITQRGIGNGISLIIFAGIVSGIPSAIGGTVNLVNTGELNFLVVIGILLVILATVGIVIFVEMGERRIPVSYSRKVVMENQNKRIMNYIPIKVNLSGVIPPIFASAILMFPSTILQASTNKYIQAINDFLNPNGYFFNFLTFLLVVFFAYFYASIVFNAKDISENLKRQGGFIPGIRPGEGTAGHLNEIASRLTFSGAIYLGLISTLPWVLVKFMGVPFYFGGTSVLIVVSVALDTMRRIEAQIYMNKYQTLSAVGL, encoded by the coding sequence ATGAATAAAACATTGACCAACAAGATACTCATCACGTTGGCATTTTTGTTTGCTTACAGGATACTGGCCTATGTGCCGGTTCCTGGCGTTAATGCCGATGTAATTAAAGAGTTTTTTGATTCAAATAGCTCTAATGCATTAGGATTATTTAATATGTTTAGCGGTAAAGCCGCTGAAAGATTAAGCATAATATCGCTTGGTATTATGCCATACATTACAGCTTCCATTGTTATGGAGCTTCTGGCTGCTACATTCCCAAATTTAGGCAAGATGAAAAAAGATCGCGACGGTATGCAAAAGTATATGCAGATCATTCGCTATGCCACAATCGGTATAACAGTAGTTCAAGCAATCGGTGTTAGTATCGGACTTCAGGGCTTAAGCGGAAGAGGTGGTGAGCAGGCTATAATGCTGGATATGAATCTATTTATAGCTATTGCGGCAGCTTCAATGTTAGCTGGAACTATGATGCTTATGTGGATAGGCGAGCAGATAACTCAAAGAGGAATAGGAAACGGTATAAGTCTTATCATTTTTGCAGGTATCGTATCGGGAATCCCATCTGCTATTGGCGGAACTGTAAATCTTGTAAATACAGGCGAATTAAATTTCTTAGTTGTTATAGGAATTTTGCTTGTTATTTTGGCAACCGTAGGTATAGTTATCTTTGTTGAGATGGGCGAAAGACGTATCCCTGTCTCTTACTCCAGAAAAGTTGTAATGGAAAACCAAAATAAGCGCATAATGAACTACATCCCTATAAAAGTAAATTTAAGCGGTGTTATCCCGCCTATCTTTGCTAGTGCTATATTGATGTTTCCAAGTACGATTTTACAGGCAAGCACAAACAAATATATCCAGGCGATAAACGACTTTTTAAATCCGAACGGATACTTTTTTAACTTTTTAACATTCTTGCTTGTTGTGTTTTTTGCATATTTTTACGCTTCAATCGTATTTAACGCAAAAGATATCAGCGAAAATTTAAAAAGACAGGGAGGATTTATACCTGGAATTAGGCCTGGCGAGGGAACTGCAGGGCATCTAAATGAGATCGCTTCACGCTTAACATTTAGCGGCGCGATATACTTGGGCCTTATCTCAACTCTGCCTTGGGTTTTAGTTAAATTTATGGGTGTGCCGTTTTATTTCGGTGGAACATCAGTTTTGATCGTTGTTTCAGTTGCTCTTGATACAATGAGAAGGATTGAGGCTCAAATTTATATGAACAAATACCAAACTCTAAGTGCGGTAGGCTTGTAA
- the map gene encoding type I methionyl aminopeptidase, which yields MAISLKKPAEIEKLRAANQIVARTLDYVESIIKPGMSLLEIDKICDDMICAAGAKPAFKGLYGFPNAACISLNEVVIHGIPDKTILKEGDIVGVDIGSNLNGFFGDSARTFAVGQISKEDEALIACSKDALYFAIDIIREGMHFKELSYELEKFILARGFVPLRGFCGHGIGKRPHEEPEVPNYLEGNNPKAGPKIKNGMVFCIEPMICQKDGTPVVGGDKWKVTSKDGLRTSHYEHCVAVINGRAEILSKA from the coding sequence ATGGCAATTTCGCTTAAAAAACCGGCTGAAATTGAAAAGCTTCGAGCGGCAAATCAAATTGTCGCTCGCACGCTTGATTATGTTGAAAGCATTATAAAGCCGGGAATGTCGCTTCTTGAGATTGATAAAATTTGCGACGATATGATATGTGCTGCCGGTGCAAAGCCTGCATTTAAAGGACTTTACGGCTTTCCAAATGCCGCTTGTATAAGCTTAAACGAAGTAGTTATCCACGGAATCCCTGATAAAACGATTCTAAAAGAAGGCGATATAGTAGGTGTTGATATCGGCTCAAATTTAAATGGCTTCTTTGGCGACTCTGCTCGAACTTTTGCGGTTGGGCAAATTTCAAAAGAGGATGAGGCGCTGATAGCTTGCTCTAAAGATGCGCTTTACTTTGCGATTGACATCATAAGAGAGGGCATGCATTTTAAAGAGCTTAGTTATGAGCTTGAGAAATTTATCCTTGCAAGAGGGTTTGTGCCGCTTAGAGGATTTTGCGGACACGGCATAGGCAAGCGCCCACATGAAGAACCTGAAGTACCAAACTATTTAGAAGGCAACAACCCAAAAGCCGGACCAAAGATCAAAAACGGAATGGTTTTTTGTATAGAGCCTATGATATGCCAAAAAGACGGAACACCGGTTGTCGGAGGTGACAAATGGAAGGTAACTAGCAAGGATGGTTTGAGAACTAGCCATTATGAACACTGTGTGGCTGTGATTAACGGAAGAGCTGAAATTTTAAGTAAGGCATAA
- the infA gene encoding translation initiation factor IF-1, whose product MAKDDVIEIDGNVIEALPNATFKVELDNKHVILCHIAGKMRMHYIKIMPGDRVKVELTPYSLDKGRIIYRHK is encoded by the coding sequence GTGGCAAAAGACGACGTCATAGAGATTGACGGCAACGTGATAGAGGCTCTGCCGAATGCAACTTTTAAAGTCGAGCTTGACAATAAACATGTGATTTTATGTCATATTGCGGGTAAGATGAGAATGCATTATATCAAGATAATGCCGGGAGATCGCGTAAAAGTGGAACTCACGCCGTATAGTCTTGATAAGGGTAGAATAATTTATCGCCATAAGTAA
- the rpmJ gene encoding 50S ribosomal protein L36, with protein MKVRPSVKKMCDKCKIVKRKGIIHVICENPKHKQRQG; from the coding sequence ATGAAAGTTCGTCCTTCTGTAAAGAAGATGTGTGACAAATGCAAAATTGTCAAACGTAAAGGCATAATTCACGTAATTTGTGAAAATCCAAAACATAAACAAAGACAAGGATAA
- the rpsM gene encoding 30S ribosomal protein S13, translating to MARIAGVDLPKKKRIEYGLTYIYGIGLHKSRQILTATGISYDKRVHELSEDEAAAIRKEIQENHMVEGDLRKSVAMDIKALMDLGSYRGLRHRKGLPVRGQKTKTNARTRKGKRKTVGAATK from the coding sequence ATGGCTCGTATCGCAGGTGTAGATTTACCGAAGAAAAAGAGAATAGAGTATGGCCTAACTTACATTTATGGTATTGGCCTTCACAAATCAAGACAAATTCTTACTGCTACAGGAATCTCTTATGATAAAAGAGTTCATGAGTTAAGCGAAGATGAAGCGGCAGCGATTCGCAAAGAGATCCAAGAGAACCATATGGTTGAGGGTGACCTTAGAAAGAGCGTTGCTATGGATATAAAAGCACTTATGGATCTTGGTAGCTACAGAGGTCTTCGCCACAGAAAGGGTCTTCCTGTTCGTGGTCAAAAGACTAAAACAAACGCTAGAACCAGAAAAGGTAAGCGTAAAACTGTTGGCGCTGCAACAAAATAA
- the rpsK gene encoding 30S ribosomal protein S11, whose product MAKRKVVKKKVVRKSIAKGVVYISATFNNTMVTVTDEMGNAIAWSSAGALGFKGSKKSTPYAAQQAVEDAMNKAKEHGIKEVGIKVQGPGSGRETAVKSVGAIEGVKVVFLKDITPLAHNGCRPPKRRRV is encoded by the coding sequence ATGGCAAAAAGAAAAGTAGTTAAAAAGAAAGTAGTAAGAAAAAGTATTGCCAAAGGTGTTGTTTATATAAGTGCAACTTTTAATAACACTATGGTTACGGTTACTGATGAAATGGGAAATGCTATAGCTTGGAGTAGCGCAGGCGCACTTGGCTTTAAAGGTAGCAAGAAATCAACTCCATATGCAGCTCAACAAGCGGTTGAAGACGCTATGAATAAAGCAAAAGAACATGGAATCAAAGAGGTGGGCATAAAGGTTCAAGGTCCGGGAAGCGGTAGAGAGACTGCTGTAAAAAGCGTAGGTGCGATCGAAGGCGTTAAAGTTGTATTCCTTAAAGATATAACTCCGCTTGCTCACAATGGTTGCAGACCACCAAAACGCCGCCGCGTGTAA
- the rpsD gene encoding 30S ribosomal protein S4, with protein sequence MARYRGPVEKLERRLGVSLALKGERRLAGKSALDKRPYAPGQHGQRRAKISEYGLQLREKQKAKFMYGISEKQFRKLFQEAARREGNTGALLVQLLEQRLDNVVYRMGFATTRRFARQLVTHGHILVNGKKVDIPSYRVDAGAKIEIVERSKNNPQIVRAIDLTAQTGIVSWVDVEKDKKFGIFTRTPEREEVIIPVEERFIVELYSK encoded by the coding sequence ATGGCAAGATATAGAGGACCTGTTGAAAAATTAGAAAGACGTCTTGGCGTAAGTTTGGCACTTAAAGGCGAGAGAAGATTGGCCGGTAAGTCAGCACTTGATAAGCGCCCTTATGCACCGGGACAACACGGACAAAGAAGAGCAAAGATTAGTGAATACGGCTTGCAACTAAGAGAGAAGCAAAAAGCTAAATTTATGTATGGAATTTCTGAAAAGCAATTTAGAAAACTGTTCCAAGAAGCAGCTAGAAGAGAAGGCAATACCGGTGCGCTTTTAGTTCAACTTTTAGAGCAAAGACTTGATAACGTAGTTTATAGAATGGGCTTTGCGACAACTCGCAGATTTGCTCGCCAGCTTGTAACTCACGGACATATTTTAGTAAACGGCAAGAAAGTTGATATCCCATCATACAGAGTTGATGCCGGCGCTAAAATCGAGATAGTAGAGAGATCAAAAAACAACCCTCAAATCGTTCGCGCTATTGACCTTACAGCTCAAACCGGAATCGTTTCTTGGGTTGATGTTGAAAAAGATAAGAAATTTGGAATTTTTACAAGAACGCCAGAAAGAGAAGAGGTTATCATTCCTGTTGAGGAAAGATTCATAGTAGAGCTTTATTCGAAATAA
- a CDS encoding DNA-directed RNA polymerase subunit alpha yields MKKITTSAYMPTEISVESISENVARITAYPFETGYAVTLAHPLRRLLYSSTVGFAPTGVKIEGVAHEFDSMRGMLEDVAQFIINLKNLRFKLKNDSEKEIVEYSFKGPKEISGRDLGSDLVEIVNPDAYLATINEDAELKFSIIIQKGIGYVPSEEIREEMEDDYIALDAFFTPVKKAVYELENVLVEDNPDYEKIVFTVTTDGQVGAIEAFKHAIEAMYHQMSVFKGVLDIDISAQTSGAMASGEHAKLLQSVEDLNLSARSFNCLDRADVRFIGELALMDENELRDLKNLGKKSLEEIKAVMEEIGYPIGSNALGSSKDQLKKKIAELKTQTSPKE; encoded by the coding sequence ATGAAAAAAATTACTACATCAGCCTATATGCCGACTGAGATTTCAGTAGAGAGTATAAGCGAGAATGTTGCTAGAATAACAGCCTATCCCTTTGAGACAGGTTATGCGGTGACCCTAGCTCACCCTCTTCGCCGCCTTCTTTACAGTAGTACCGTAGGATTTGCTCCTACTGGTGTTAAGATAGAAGGCGTTGCGCATGAGTTTGACTCTATGCGCGGTATGCTTGAAGATGTTGCTCAATTTATTATAAATTTGAAGAATTTGCGATTCAAGCTTAAAAACGACTCTGAAAAAGAGATTGTAGAGTACTCTTTTAAAGGACCAAAAGAGATAAGCGGCAGAGATCTTGGCAGTGATTTGGTTGAGATCGTAAATCCTGACGCTTATTTGGCTACTATAAATGAGGATGCTGAACTTAAATTTTCGATCATTATACAAAAAGGTATAGGATATGTTCCTAGTGAAGAGATTCGCGAGGAGATGGAAGATGATTATATAGCCCTTGACGCTTTCTTTACACCTGTCAAAAAGGCTGTATATGAGCTTGAGAATGTTTTGGTTGAGGATAATCCTGACTACGAAAAGATAGTTTTTACAGTGACTACCGATGGTCAGGTTGGTGCAATCGAAGCGTTTAAGCATGCCATTGAGGCTATGTATCACCAGATGTCTGTATTTAAAGGTGTTTTAGATATTGATATCTCTGCACAGACTAGCGGTGCTATGGCTTCAGGAGAGCATGCCAAACTTCTTCAAAGTGTTGAAGATTTAAATTTAAGTGCTAGAAGCTTCAATTGCCTTGATAGAGCAGATGTTAGATTTATCGGCGAGCTTGCTTTAATGGATGAAAATGAGCTTAGAGATCTTAAAAATCTAGGCAAAAAATCTCTTGAAGAGATAAAGGCCGTAATGGAAGAGATTGGATATCCTATTGGAAGTAATGCTTTAGGCAGTAGCAAAGATCAGCTCAAAAAGAAGATAGCCGAGCTGAAAACACAAACCAGCCCAAAAGAATAA
- the rplQ gene encoding 50S ribosomal protein L17 yields MRHKHGYRKLGRTASHRSALLKNMAIAIIKSEKIETTLPKAKELRSYIEKLITRARKGDSNAHRAVFANLQDKETTNKLVTQIAPKFAGRNGGYTRIVKTRVRRGDAAEMAYIELISE; encoded by the coding sequence ATGAGACATAAACATGGTTATAGAAAATTAGGTAGAACGGCATCTCATCGTTCTGCATTGCTTAAAAATATGGCAATTGCAATAATAAAAAGTGAAAAGATCGAGACTACGCTACCAAAAGCAAAAGAGCTTAGAAGCTATATAGAAAAGCTTATTACAAGAGCCAGAAAAGGTGACAGTAATGCACATAGGGCAGTTTTTGCAAATTTGCAAGACAAAGAGACTACAAATAAGTTAGTAACCCAAATAGCTCCTAAATTCGCAGGACGCAACGGCGGATATACCAGAATAGTTAAAACTCGCGTTAGACGCGGTGACGCGGCTGAAATGGCTTATATAGAGCTAATTAGCGAATAA
- a CDS encoding NifU family protein yields the protein MIPFSDEELLKPVSTSLQKVMPMLERDGGGLELLGIKNGKIYVRLTGHCHGCAASGTTLKYGIERQLRIDIHPELEVINIPIGEEVNLD from the coding sequence ATGATACCGTTTAGTGATGAAGAGCTTTTAAAGCCTGTTTCTACAAGTTTACAAAAAGTTATGCCTATGCTTGAGCGAGATGGTGGAGGACTCGAGCTTTTAGGCATTAAAAATGGCAAAATTTATGTTCGACTTACAGGTCATTGTCACGGCTGTGCAGCAAGCGGAACTACTTTAAAATACGGCATAGAAAGACAGCTTAGGATAGATATTCACCCTGAACTTGAAGTGATAAATATTCCTATTGGCGAAGAGGTTAATTTAGATTGA
- a CDS encoding histidine kinase — protein MIDYKKLGIKAFYKGRFDEAMNYFSLAYNKKEDKRLLFFIMLCSLAKNRYDEAMMLFEIFKVKENVGMSGEDLDEILATLESKFEEKDELESQNAISYHDFMQAVAKEGSFKSVFEDIMFSTRVMISSRDDFLQFLENLIKNDFIEMGLNYIESAASIFAGDERLNALIGEINKRRKSEDLH, from the coding sequence TTGATAGATTATAAAAAACTTGGTATCAAGGCCTTTTATAAAGGGCGATTTGATGAGGCGATGAACTATTTTTCGTTGGCTTATAATAAAAAAGAGGACAAGAGACTACTGTTTTTTATTATGCTTTGCTCTCTTGCTAAAAATAGATATGATGAGGCTATGATGCTCTTTGAAATTTTTAAGGTCAAAGAGAATGTGGGAATGAGTGGTGAGGATTTGGATGAAATTTTAGCCACTCTAGAGTCTAAATTTGAAGAGAAAGATGAGCTTGAAAGTCAAAATGCGATCAGCTATCATGATTTTATGCAGGCGGTTGCCAAAGAGGGTAGCTTTAAGAGCGTATTTGAAGATATTATGTTTTCTACCAGAGTTATGATAAGTAGCCGAGATGACTTTTTGCAATTTTTAGAAAATTTGATTAAAAACGATTTTATTGAGATGGGATTAAACTACATAGAAAGCGCTGCCTCTATTTTTGCCGGCGACGAGAGACTAAATGCGCTAATCGGCGAAATAAACAAAAGGCGCAAAAGTGAAGATTTACACTAA